ACGGCCACGCGAACAGAAAACGCGGATCGTAGGCGCGTCCACACATGCCATAGTGACCGGCGCCGTAGGAGGCCCCCAGCAGCAGCGAGATGTGGGGCACCGTCGAGTTGGATACGGCGTTGATCATCATCGAGCCGTGCTTGATCATGCCGCCCTCTTCGTAGTCCTTGCCCACCATGTAGCCGGTGGTGTTGTGCAGGAACAACAATGGAGTGTTGGAGCGGTTGGCCAACTGGATGAACTGGGTGGCCTTCTGGGATTCCTCACTGAACAGCACGCCCCGAGCGTTGGCCAGGATGCCGATCGGATATCCGTGGAGCCGTGCCCAACCGGTCACCAGTGACGACCCGTAGAGCGGCTTGAACTCATCGAAGTCGGAGCCGTCGACGATCCGGGCGATCACCTCACGCGGGTCGAACGGGACGCGCAGGTCGGGCGGGACGATGCCGATCAGTTCCTCGCTGTCGAACAGCGGCTCGGTCACCGACGTGGGTTTCGGGCCCTGTTTGGTCCAGTTCAGCCGGGCCACGATCCGTCGACCGATCCGCACCGCATCAAGCTCGTCGTTGGCGAGGTAGTCGCCCAGCCCTGAAGTGCGCGAGTGCATCTCGGCACCGCCCAGCGACTCGTCGTCGGACTCTTCGCCGGTGGCCATCTTCACCAGCGGTGGTCCGGCCAGGAACACCTTGGACCGTTCCTTGATCATCACCACGTGATCGGACATGCCGGGCACATAGGCGCCGCCGGCGGTGGAGTTGCCGAACACCAGCGCGATGGTCGGGATGCCGGCGGCCGACAGTCGGGTCAGGTCGCGGAACATCTGACCACCCGGGATGAAGACTTCCTTCTGGGTGGGCAGGTCCGCTCCGCCGGATTCCACCAGGGAGATCACCGGAAGCCGGTTCTCCAACGCGATTTTGTTGGCCCGCAGGATCTTGCGCAGCGTCCACGGGTTGGACGTGCCGCCTTTGACCGTCGGGTCGTTGGCCACGATCATGCACTCCACGCCTTCGACCGCGCCGATCCCGGTGACCAGGCTGGCGCCGACCTGGAAGGCGCTGCCCCAGGCAGCCAGCGGGCACAGCTCCAGGAACGGTGAGTCGGCGTCGATCAGCGCTTCGATGCGTTCCCGGGCGGTGAGTTTGCCGCGGGAATGGTGGCGCTCGACGTACTTGGGTCCGCCGCCGGCGAGTGCCTTGGCATGCTCGGCATCGATCTCGGCGAGTTTGTCGGTCAGCGCCTGCGCCGCCTCGTTATAGGCGGAGGACGTCGGATCGAGAGTGGATCGCAGTGTGCTCACAGCCACCCCCGACGATGCAGAACGGAGCTTGCGGAGTGATGGGGAGAAGGGGGAGTGATCATGATTGGTATCCCAGCGTCTTGGCGGCCAGTGAGGTCAGGATCTCGGTGGTTCCACCGCCGATGCCGATGATGCGCATATCCCGATACTGGCGCTCCACCTCGGATTCGGCCATATAACCCATGCCCCCGAACAGCTGCACCGCCTGGTTGGCCACCCACTCACCGGCCTCCACCGCGGTGTTCTTGGCGAAACACACCTCCGGGATGAGGAAGGTCTCCCCGGCCAGCTGCCGCTCGACGACGTGGCGGGTGTAGACCCGCGCCACATCGATGCGGCGGGCCATCTCGGCCAGGGTGTTCTGCACCGCCTGCCGCGAGATCAGTGGCCGGCCGAACGTCTCGCGGTCCCGGCACCATGTCAGGGTCAGGTCCAGGCAGCGCTGCGCGCTGGCATACGCCTGCGCGGCCAGCCCCACCCGCTCGGAGACGAACGCCGAGGCGATCTGGGCGAAGCCGGTGTTCTCGACACCGACCAGGTTGGCTACCGGCACTCGGGCGTCGACGTAGGACAGCTCGGCGGTGTCCGAGGAGCGCCAACCCATCTTCTCGAGCTTGCGACTCACCTCGAACCCCGGCGTGCCTTTCTCGACCACCAGCAGCGACACCCCGGCCGCCCCCGGCCCACCGGTGCGCACCGCGGTGACGACATAGTCGCCGCGCACCGCGGAGGTGATGAAGGTCTTGGAGCCGTTGACCACGTAGTGGTCGCCGTCCAGGCGCGCCGTGGTGCGTAGGTGCCCGACATCCGAGCCGCCGCCGGGCTCGGTGATGGCCAGCGAACCGATCTTCTCGCCGGCCAGCGTCGGGCGGACGAACTCTTCGATCAGGCGCGCATCGCCCGAGGCGATCATGTGCGGTACCGCGATACCGCAGGTGAACAGGGAGGCGAACACCCCGCCCGGCGCCCCGGCCTGGTGCATCTCCTCGCAGACGATCACCGCGTCGGCGCCGTCGCCGCCACTGCCGCCGACCTCCTCGGGGAAGCCCGCACCCAACAAGCCGACCTCGGCGGCCTTGCGGTGCAGTTCGCGGGGCAGCTCGCCGGAGCGTTCCCACTCGTCGACGTGCGGCAGAATCTCGCGCTCGACGAATCCACGCACAGTCTTACGCAGAGCCTGGCGCTCGGCGGTGTTCCAGATACTCACAGTTCCCCTTCTGACAGCAGCTGCTCGGGTATCTCGAGATGACGGCTGCGCAGCCATTCGCCCAGCCCCTTGGCCTGCGGATCGAATCGAGCCTGGTAGGCCACGCCCTGCCCGAGGATGCCCTCGATGACGAAGTTCACCGCGCGCAACTTCGGCAACAGGTGACGGGTGACCGGCAACTCGGCGGTTTCAGGCAGCAGGTCGCGCAGCTTCTCGACGGTCAACGTGTGGGCTAACCAGCGCCACTGCTCATCAGTGCGCACCCAGACCCCGACGTTGGCCGAGCCGCCCTTGTCGCCGCTGCGGGCGCCGGCGATCGTCCCCAGTGGCGCGCGGCGGCTCGGGCCGGCCGGGAGCGCCTCGGGCAGCTCCGGTTCGGCGGCCGCAGCGAGTTCCAGGGTCTGCGCGGCGGATGGAATGTCCACCCGAGTGCCGTCGGCGTGCACGGCGACGTGCGGCACCTGCGTGGCATCGACATAGCCGGGGGTGAAGACCCCGTAGACCTGGCCGTCCCCGGGCGGGGCGGTGACGCAGAACCCGGGATAGCTGGCCAGCGCCAGCTCGATGCCGGCCGCGGAGAACTTGCGGCCCACGTTGGCCGGGTCCGGGTCGCGCACCACGCAGTGCAGCAGCGCGCTGGCGGTTTCCTCGGTGTCGGCGTCGGGGTGATCGGTGCGCGACAACGTCCACTCCAGTTCGGCTGGCCGGACGGTCATGGCCGCCTCGAGCTGGGTGCGCAGCAGTGCGGCCTTGGCCTCGATGTCCAGGCCGGTCAGCACGAAAGTGGTGGAGTTGCGGAAGCCGCCGATGCTGTTCAGCGACACCTTGTAGGTGGGTGGGGGCGCCTCGCCGGTCACGCCGGAGATCCGCACCCGGTCCGGGCCGTCGGCCGACAGTTCGATGCTGTCCATCCGGGCGGTGACATCGGGGTTGGCGTAGCGGGCGCCGGTGACCTCGTAGAGCAGTTGGGCGGTCACGGTGTCGACGCTGACCAGCCCGCCGGTGCCGGCATGCTTGGTGATCACCGATGACCCGTCTGCGTGGATCTCGGCGAGCGGGAACCCGGGGTGCAGCATCTGCTCGGTGGGAATCTCGGTAAAGAAGGAGTAATTGCCACCGCTGGCCTGGATGCCGCACTCGATGACGTGCCCGGCGACGACGGCGCCGGCGAGCTGGTCATAGTCGGTGCGGCTCCAGCCGAAGTGCGCGGCGGCGGGTCCCACGATCACCGACGCGTCGGTGACGCGGCCGGTGATCACCACATCGGCGCCGCCGGCCAGACACTCGGCGATGCCCCAGGCGCCCAGGTAGGCGTTCGCTGTCAGCGGACTGCCCAAACCGAGCTCTGCGGCGCGGGGGAGCAGGTCATCACCTTCGACGTGGGCCACGCGGGCCGGAACGCCCAGGCGTTGCGCCAGCTCGCGCACCGCGTCGGCCAGGCCGGCCGGATTGAGCCCGCCGGCGTTGGCCACGATGCGAACGCCCTGGTCGAGGGCGAGTCCGAGGCATTGTTCGAGCTGGGTCAGGAAGGTCTTGGCGTAACCGCGTTCCGGGTGCTTCATCCGGTCGCGGCCCAGGATCAGCATGGTCAGTTCGGCCAGGTAATCGCCGGTGAGATAGTCCAGCTCGCCACCGATGAGCATCTCGTGCATTGCGGCGTGGCGGTCGCCGTAGAACCCCGAGCAGTTACCGATTCGAACGGCTGCTGTCATCCCCAAATCCCATCACTCAACCAACCGGTAGGTTAGCCGGTACCGCCGGTGCCGCGTCAAGGTGCGTCGTCACCGATCGGAGCTATTTTGGAGCCGACGCTGGTCACCGGCTATCCTTTCGGATAGTCCCGCCGCTGGTATCGAGCGGCACTATGCCAACAACAGGAGAGGCTCGACCATGGCCGTGCCGAAACGCAGGATGTCGCGTGCGAACACTCGTAGTCGCCGCGCACAGTGGAAGGCTGAGGCAACCGGCCTGGTCAACGTGACGGTCGCCGGCCGCGCGCACAAGGTGCCGCGTCGCCTCCTCAAAGCCGCCCGCTTGGGCCTCATCGACCTCGATCGGCGCTAAATAGGCACCGACACGACCGGCTCCTGACCCTCCAGATCGCCTTTCGGATGATTGGATAGCACCCATGGCTACCCGGGTACTGGTTGTTGATGACGATCGCGCTGTGCGCGAGTCGTTGCGCAGGTCTCTGTCGTTCAATGGTTACTCGGTCTCGCTGGCCACTGACGGCGTCGAGGCGCTCGAGGCGATCACCAGCGACCGTCCGGACGCGATGATCCTCGACGTCATGATGCCGCGGCTGGACGGACTGGAAGTCTGTCGCCAGCTGCGTAGCACCGGTGACGACCTGCCGATTTTGGTCCTGACGGCCCGAGACTCGGTGTCCGAGCGGGTCGCCGGCCTCGATGCCGGCGCCGACGACTACCTGCCGAAGCCGTTTGCGCTGGAGGAACTGCTGGCGCGGATGCGGGCGTTGCTGCGCCGCACCACCGCCGAGGACCTGTCCGAATCGGTCGCGATGTCGTTCGAGGACCTGACGCTGGACCCGGTGACCCGCGAGGTCACCCGCGGGGATCGGCAGATCAGCCTGACTCGCACCGAGTTCGCCCTGTTGGAGATGTTGATCGCCAACCCGCGTCGGGTGCTGACCCGCAGCCGGATCCTCGAGGAGGTGTGGGGCTTCGACTTCCCCACCTCGGGCAACGCGCTGGAGGTCTACATCGGGTACCTGCGTCGCAAGACTGAGGCTGAAGGTGAGCCGCGGCTGATCTACACCGTGCGCGGAGTGGGCTACGTGCTCCGCGAGACTCCTCCCTGATGCAATCCTTCCGCCGGCAACAGGGTGAAGAGGCGAAGAAGACCTCCCTGTCGCTGCGCTGGCGGGTGATGCTGCTGGCGATGTCGATGGTGGCATTGGTGGTGGTGTTGATGGCGGTGGCCGTCTACGCCGTGATCTCGGCGGCGCTCTACAACGACATCGACAACCAGTTGCAGAGCCGTGCGGAGATGTTGATCGCCAGTGGTTCGCTGGCCGCCGATCCCCGCAAGGCGATCGAGGGCACCGCCTACTCCGACGTCAACGCCATGCTGGTCAACCCGGGCCGGTCGATCTACACGGCCAATCAGCCCGGTCAGCGGCTGCCGGTCGGGCAGCAGGAGAAGGCCGTCATCCGCGGCGAGCTGTTCTTGTCGCGCCGCACCGCATCGGGCCAGCGGGTGCTGGCCGTGCACCTGCCCAATGGCAGCACACTGCTGATCTCCAAGAGCTTGGCGCCCACCCGGGCGGTGACGATGAAGCTGCGGTGGGTGCTGCTGGTCGTCGGCGGGGTGGGTGTCGTGGTGGCCGCGGTGGCCGGCGGCATGGTCACCAGAACCGGGCTGAGACCGGTGGGCCGCTTGACCGAAGCGGCCGAACGCGTGGCGCGCACCGATGACTTGAGACCGATCCCGGTCTACGGCAGCGACGAATTGGCTCGCCTCACCGAGGCGTTCAACGCCATGTTGCGGGCCCTGGCCGAGTCGCGCGAGCGGCAGGCGCGACTGGTCGCCGACGCCGGACATGAGCTGAAGACCCCGTTGACGTCGCTACGCACCAACGTCGAGCTGCTGATGGCGTCCGCGGCTCCGGGCGCCCCGCAGTTGCCGGAAGAGGAGATGGCCGAACTGCGTGCCGACGCGATCGGTCAGATCGAGGAATTGTCCACGCTGGTAGGCGATTTGGTGGACCTCACCCGCGACGACCAACGTGAGGTCGCCTACGAGCAGGTCGACATCACTGAGGTCGTCGACCGCAGCATGGAGCGGGTCCGGCGGCGGCGCAACGACATCGACTTCGACATCCAGGTCGTTCCCTGGCACGTCTACGGAGACGCCGCGGGCCTGTCCCGTGCGGTGCTCAACCTGCTCGACAACGCGGCTAAGTGGAGCCCGTCGGGCGGAGTCGTGGGCTTGCGGATGCGCCAGCTCGACCCGACGCACATGGAGATGATCGTCTCGGACGAGGGGCCGGGAATCCCGGAGAACCAACGGGAATTGGTCTTCGAGCGCTTCTACCGGTCGGACTCCGCGCGTGCCATGCCGGGGTCCGGGCTGGGCCTGGCGATCGTCAAGCAGGTGGTGCTCAAACACGGCGGGGCGATCACCATCGGCGAGACCATCCCCGGCGGGCATCCGCCCGGGACATCGTTTCGGATGGTGCTGCCCGGCGGGCCTACGTCGGCGGAGGAAATACCGGTCGGAGCAGTCACAGGCGCTTCTCAGTCCACGTAGGCATGGTGGTGAGGCAACGTCGCCGAAGTCGTGTCCCTAGGAGTAGGCAACAAACATGACGAATTACCCCGGGTACCTCCCGCCGCCTCAGCAACCGGAACGGTCCAACCCGGCCGGCGCAGCGGCGGCGGACCAACGCGGACAGTCCGGTTATCCGGGCCGGCCCGCGCAGGGTTCGTACCCGCCGCCCTACGACTGGCGTTACGCCCCGCACCAGGGGCAGCAGCAGTCCGCCTATCGCTCCGCCTATGACGCCTCCTACGGCCGTCCCGGTGTGCCGAGCGGTCCGGGTGGTCCGGGTGGGATACCGCCGAAGCGTTCTCGCACCGGTTTGGTGTTGGGGGCGGTGGCGATCGCGGCGATGTCCGGTGTGATGGGCGGTGTGGTCGGTTCGGCGCTGCACTCCGATCACAAGCCGGCCGCCATCGGAAGCCACACGCCGAGCATCCAGGCCCCTGGCGTGCCGGCCGCGGTGAATCTGCCGGACGGCTCGGTGGAGAAGGTTGCGGCGAAGGTGGTGCCCAGCGTCGTCATGCTGGAGACCGATCTGGGCCGCCAATCCGAGGAGGGCTCGGGCATCATCCTGTCGGCCGACGGGTTGATCCTGACCAACAACCACGTGGTGGCCGCCGCTGCCGCCAAGCCCGACCCGAGCACCAAGCTTGACCCCGGCGCCAAGCCCGACGGAGCTCCCAAGGGCGCCCCGAGGACCACGGTGACCTTCGCCGATGGCCGCACCGCGCCGTTCACTGTGGTGGGCACGGACCCGGCCAGCGATATCGCCGTGGTGCGCGTGCAGGGCGTCTCGGATCTGA
The window above is part of the Mycolicibacter sp. MU0102 genome. Proteins encoded here:
- a CDS encoding acyl-CoA carboxylase subunit beta, with product MSTLRSTLDPTSSAYNEAAQALTDKLAEIDAEHAKALAGGGPKYVERHHSRGKLTARERIEALIDADSPFLELCPLAAWGSAFQVGASLVTGIGAVEGVECMIVANDPTVKGGTSNPWTLRKILRANKIALENRLPVISLVESGGADLPTQKEVFIPGGQMFRDLTRLSAAGIPTIALVFGNSTAGGAYVPGMSDHVVMIKERSKVFLAGPPLVKMATGEESDDESLGGAEMHSRTSGLGDYLANDELDAVRIGRRIVARLNWTKQGPKPTSVTEPLFDSEELIGIVPPDLRVPFDPREVIARIVDGSDFDEFKPLYGSSLVTGWARLHGYPIGILANARGVLFSEESQKATQFIQLANRSNTPLLFLHNTTGYMVGKDYEEGGMIKHGSMMINAVSNSTVPHISLLLGASYGAGHYGMCGRAYDPRFLFAWPSAKSSVMGGAQLAGVLSIVNRAATEARGQQVDEQADAAMRAMVEGQIEAESLPLVLSGMLYDDGVIDPRDTRTVLGMCLSAIASGPIEGTSNFGVFRM
- a CDS encoding acyl-CoA dehydrogenase family protein, yielding MSIWNTAERQALRKTVRGFVEREILPHVDEWERSGELPRELHRKAAEVGLLGAGFPEEVGGSGGDGADAVIVCEEMHQAGAPGGVFASLFTCGIAVPHMIASGDARLIEEFVRPTLAGEKIGSLAITEPGGGSDVGHLRTTARLDGDHYVVNGSKTFITSAVRGDYVVTAVRTGGPGAAGVSLLVVEKGTPGFEVSRKLEKMGWRSSDTAELSYVDARVPVANLVGVENTGFAQIASAFVSERVGLAAQAYASAQRCLDLTLTWCRDRETFGRPLISRQAVQNTLAEMARRIDVARVYTRHVVERQLAGETFLIPEVCFAKNTAVEAGEWVANQAVQLFGGMGYMAESEVERQYRDMRIIGIGGGTTEILTSLAAKTLGYQS
- a CDS encoding acyclic terpene utilization AtuA family protein, with product MTAAVRIGNCSGFYGDRHAAMHEMLIGGELDYLTGDYLAELTMLILGRDRMKHPERGYAKTFLTQLEQCLGLALDQGVRIVANAGGLNPAGLADAVRELAQRLGVPARVAHVEGDDLLPRAAELGLGSPLTANAYLGAWGIAECLAGGADVVITGRVTDASVIVGPAAAHFGWSRTDYDQLAGAVVAGHVIECGIQASGGNYSFFTEIPTEQMLHPGFPLAEIHADGSSVITKHAGTGGLVSVDTVTAQLLYEVTGARYANPDVTARMDSIELSADGPDRVRISGVTGEAPPPTYKVSLNSIGGFRNSTTFVLTGLDIEAKAALLRTQLEAAMTVRPAELEWTLSRTDHPDADTEETASALLHCVVRDPDPANVGRKFSAAGIELALASYPGFCVTAPPGDGQVYGVFTPGYVDATQVPHVAVHADGTRVDIPSAAQTLELAAAAEPELPEALPAGPSRRAPLGTIAGARSGDKGGSANVGVWVRTDEQWRWLAHTLTVEKLRDLLPETAELPVTRHLLPKLRAVNFVIEGILGQGVAYQARFDPQAKGLGEWLRSRHLEIPEQLLSEGEL
- the rpmF gene encoding 50S ribosomal protein L32, whose translation is MAVPKRRMSRANTRSRRAQWKAEATGLVNVTVAGRAHKVPRRLLKAARLGLIDLDRR
- a CDS encoding response regulator transcription factor, translated to MATRVLVVDDDRAVRESLRRSLSFNGYSVSLATDGVEALEAITSDRPDAMILDVMMPRLDGLEVCRQLRSTGDDLPILVLTARDSVSERVAGLDAGADDYLPKPFALEELLARMRALLRRTTAEDLSESVAMSFEDLTLDPVTREVTRGDRQISLTRTEFALLEMLIANPRRVLTRSRILEEVWGFDFPTSGNALEVYIGYLRRKTEAEGEPRLIYTVRGVGYVLRETPP
- a CDS encoding HAMP domain-containing sensor histidine kinase, which gives rise to MQSFRRQQGEEAKKTSLSLRWRVMLLAMSMVALVVVLMAVAVYAVISAALYNDIDNQLQSRAEMLIASGSLAADPRKAIEGTAYSDVNAMLVNPGRSIYTANQPGQRLPVGQQEKAVIRGELFLSRRTASGQRVLAVHLPNGSTLLISKSLAPTRAVTMKLRWVLLVVGGVGVVVAAVAGGMVTRTGLRPVGRLTEAAERVARTDDLRPIPVYGSDELARLTEAFNAMLRALAESRERQARLVADAGHELKTPLTSLRTNVELLMASAAPGAPQLPEEEMAELRADAIGQIEELSTLVGDLVDLTRDDQREVAYEQVDITEVVDRSMERVRRRRNDIDFDIQVVPWHVYGDAAGLSRAVLNLLDNAAKWSPSGGVVGLRMRQLDPTHMEMIVSDEGPGIPENQRELVFERFYRSDSARAMPGSGLGLAIVKQVVLKHGGAITIGETIPGGHPPGTSFRMVLPGGPTSAEEIPVGAVTGASQST
- a CDS encoding S1C family serine protease, with translation MTNYPGYLPPPQQPERSNPAGAAAADQRGQSGYPGRPAQGSYPPPYDWRYAPHQGQQQSAYRSAYDASYGRPGVPSGPGGPGGIPPKRSRTGLVLGAVAIAAMSGVMGGVVGSALHSDHKPAAIGSHTPSIQAPGVPAAVNLPDGSVEKVAAKVVPSVVMLETDLGRQSEEGSGIILSADGLILTNNHVVAAAAAKPDPSTKLDPGAKPDGAPKGAPRTTVTFADGRTAPFTVVGTDPASDIAVVRVQGVSDLTPITIGSSADLRVGQNVVAVGSPLGLEGTVTTGIVSALNRPVSTSGEAGNQNTVLDAIQTDAAINPGNSGGALVNMNGDLVGINSAIATMGGDSAEAQSGSIGLGFAIPVDQAKRIADELINSPDHTASHASLGVRVTSERSLHGAKVVEVVPGEAAAKAGLPEGATVTAFDKRPIGSADALVAAVRSKAPGDQVTLTYLDAAGASKSAQVTLGKAQQ